In a genomic window of Myotis daubentonii chromosome 18, mMyoDau2.1, whole genome shotgun sequence:
- the LOC132220843 gene encoding histone H2A type 1, protein MSGRGKQGGKARAKAKTRSSRAGLQFPVGRVHRLLRKGNYAERVGAGAPVYLAAVLEYLTAEILELAGNAARDNKKTRIIPRHLQLAIRNDEELNKLLGKVTIAQGGVLPNIQAVLLPKKTESHHKAKGK, encoded by the coding sequence ATGTCCGGACGCGGCAAGCAGGGCGGCAAGGCGCGCGCCAAGGCCAAGACGCGCTCCTCGCGGGCCGGGCTGCAGTTCCCCGTGGGCCGCGTGCACCGGCTGCTCCGCAAGGGCAACTACGCCGAGCGCGTCGGCGCGGGCGCGCCCGTGTACCTGGCGGCGGTGCTGGAGTACCTGACGGCCGAGATCCTGGAGCTGGCGGGCAACGCGGCGCGCGACAACAAGAAGACGCGCATCATCCCGCGCCACCTGCAGCTGGCCATCCGCAACGACGAGGAGCTCAACAAGCTGCTGGGCAAGGTGACCATCGCGCAGGGCGGCGTGCTGCCCAACATCCAGGCCGTGCTGCTGCCCAAGAAGACCGAGAGCCACCACAAGGCCAAGGGCAAGTGA
- the LOC132220852 gene encoding histone H2B type 1-C/E/F/G/I — MPEPAKSAPAPKKGSKKAVTKAQKKDGKKRKRSRKESYSVYVYKVLKQVHPDTGISSKAMGIMNSFVNDIFERIAGEASRLAHYNKRSTITSREIQTAVRLLLPGELAKHAVSEGTKAVTKYTSSK; from the coding sequence ATGCCCGAGCCTGCCAAGTCCGCGCCCGCCCCGAAGAAGGGCTCCAAGAAGGCGGTGACCAAGGCGCAGAAGAAAGACGGCAAGAAGCGCAAGCGCAGCCGCAAGGAGAGCTACTCGGTGTACGTGTACAAGGTGCTCAAGCAGGTGCACCCCGACACCGGCATCTCGTCCAAGGCCATGGGCATCATGAACTCGTTCGTCAACGACATCTTCGAGCGCATCGCGGGCGAGGCGTCGCGCCTGGCGCATTACAACAAGCGCTCGACCATCACGTCGCGCGAGATCCAGACGGCCGTGCGCCTGCTGCTGCCCGGCGAGCTGGCCAAGCACGCCGTGTCCGAGGGCACCAAGGCCGTCACCAAGTACACCAGCTCCAAGTAG